Proteins from one Leptospira wolffii serovar Khorat str. Khorat-H2 genomic window:
- the trpD gene encoding anthranilate phosphoribosyltransferase, whose amino-acid sequence MEIRQAIIKVLEKKPLTVHEAENVMNSVMKGEVSEILLSSFLTAMRAKGETVDELLGFCLALRKNALKPKTVFPFDMLDTCGTGGDGKGTVNISTLSALTLASLGLKVAKHGNRSVSSHTGSSDILSRLGYNTEKTQEEVESHLVTSGFTFLFAPMWHPSMRFAGPVRKELGFRTLFNMIGPLSNPFSPQYQIIGVYEPELMETFIRVLQGLGLKRALVCHSRDGFDEFSVFDKTDYTFLEDGVISRKDFDPKELGLEKLEPSEVFTSGPDQAEVLARRILAGEKTAGTHAVALNAGAGLFVMGRASSISEGYKTALDQLTSGKTGAFFQNLITKV is encoded by the coding sequence ATGGAAATTAGACAAGCGATCATTAAAGTTTTGGAAAAGAAGCCTCTAACCGTTCATGAGGCGGAGAACGTCATGAATTCCGTAATGAAAGGAGAGGTGTCGGAAATCCTACTTTCTTCCTTTTTGACCGCTATGCGTGCGAAGGGAGAAACCGTGGACGAACTCCTGGGGTTTTGTCTGGCCCTTCGCAAGAACGCTTTGAAACCCAAAACCGTTTTTCCTTTCGATATGCTGGACACTTGCGGAACGGGAGGGGACGGTAAGGGCACAGTAAATATCTCCACCTTATCCGCTCTCACTCTGGCTTCTCTAGGACTGAAAGTCGCTAAGCACGGAAACAGATCCGTATCTTCTCATACAGGATCGAGCGATATTCTTAGCAGACTCGGTTATAATACCGAAAAGACCCAGGAAGAAGTGGAGTCTCATCTGGTCACCAGCGGATTCACCTTCTTGTTTGCTCCCATGTGGCATCCTTCCATGAGATTCGCGGGACCGGTTCGTAAAGAATTGGGCTTTAGGACTCTGTTCAATATGATCGGACCTTTGAGTAATCCCTTCTCCCCTCAATACCAAATCATCGGGGTATACGAACCGGAGTTGATGGAAACGTTTATCCGAGTTTTACAGGGACTTGGGCTAAAAAGGGCTCTCGTCTGCCATTCTCGGGACGGTTTCGACGAATTCTCCGTCTTCGATAAAACGGATTATACTTTTCTGGAAGACGGAGTAATCTCCAGGAAGGATTTCGATCCCAAAGAGTTGGGATTGGAAAAATTGGAGCCTTCCGAAGTCTTCACTTCGGGACCGGATCAGGCGGAAGTTCTGGCTAGACGCATTCTAGCGGGAGAAAAAACCGCAGGAACCCATGCGGTCGCCTTGAACGCGGGAGCCGGACTATTCGTCATGGGAAGGGCTTCCTCCATATCGGAAGGTTACAAAACCGCTTTGGATCAATTGACTTCCGGAAAAACGGGAGCATTCTTCCAAAATTTAATTACCAAAGTATAG
- the yajC gene encoding preprotein translocase subunit YajC has protein sequence MFSNTFLLIAQAAGQAAPAQNGFLNIYTMIPVMLIIMYFIVIRPQRNEEKKRKAMIESLQKGDVVITSSGIHGKVVEFKDNNETVVLAIAKDTNVSFSTSTILKKKDKEKEG, from the coding sequence ATGTTCTCGAATACATTTTTACTTATAGCTCAAGCAGCAGGCCAAGCGGCACCCGCTCAAAACGGATTCTTAAACATTTACACGATGATCCCAGTGATGTTGATCATCATGTATTTTATCGTGATTCGTCCTCAAAGAAACGAAGAGAAGAAGAGAAAAGCAATGATCGAGTCCCTACAAAAAGGGGACGTGGTGATCACCTCTTCCGGAATCCACGGCAAAGTCGTGGAATTTAAGGACAATAACGAGACCGTCGTTTTGGCTATCGCAAAAGATACCAATGTATCCTTTAGTACTAGTACCATTTTAAAGAAGAAAGACAAAGAGAAAGAGGGGTAA
- a CDS encoding SRP-less Sec system protein, with protein MKKILCLLISFALTFSLFSQDGEEIDFLDKVSEPKKSSTASKQGTNAKTVKKKKGKKGAKKKKGIEAKKEELAPKDGEPKKKIETDIPPEDPDQGKNSGDPSGSEKALEKTSARDLSANTDSTGEPQKPYWLNEETRLTPNHLPGYDASATAAPQEDHSIREKLGEILKIGQDKKKEEEKRKAAEQKDQGVILGFFSEYKKGIIILTIVVAFALYQIRTAGRRTTKRSPVTINKVRRD; from the coding sequence ATGAAAAAGATCCTATGCCTTCTCATATCCTTTGCCCTGACCTTCTCGCTTTTCAGTCAGGACGGGGAAGAAATTGACTTCTTAGACAAGGTTTCCGAACCTAAAAAAAGTTCCACCGCCTCCAAGCAGGGGACGAACGCCAAGACCGTTAAAAAGAAAAAAGGGAAAAAAGGCGCTAAGAAGAAGAAAGGAATCGAAGCCAAGAAAGAGGAACTCGCGCCCAAAGACGGAGAACCCAAGAAGAAGATCGAAACCGATATTCCTCCCGAGGATCCCGATCAGGGCAAGAATTCCGGAGACCCGAGCGGCTCGGAAAAGGCCTTAGAAAAGACGAGTGCCAGAGACCTTTCTGCGAATACCGATTCTACGGGAGAGCCCCAGAAGCCGTATTGGTTGAACGAAGAGACTCGCCTGACCCCTAATCATCTACCGGGTTACGACGCTAGCGCGACCGCTGCTCCCCAGGAAGACCATTCCATACGGGAAAAACTGGGAGAGATCCTGAAGATCGGTCAGGACAAAAAAAAGGAAGAAGAGAAAAGAAAAGCGGCGGAACAGAAGGATCAGGGTGTCATACTTGGGTTCTTTTCGGAATATAAGAAAGGTATAATTATCTTAACTATAGTTGTCGCATTCGCGTTGTATCAAATTAGAACCGCGGGCAGAAGAACCACCAAGCGTTCTCCTGTGACAATCAATAAAGTGAGAAGAGACTAG
- the secD gene encoding protein translocase subunit SecD — translation MKSVQWIIVPIAVVAASLTLLYPNFAVRELELAVKKEIKEIPEEARKKALENFAERWKKDYNPKGDWTIEPSPDTLPEGDFYLVKGRFITSAKINQISQENEDLILEPKNKLRLTWVEDTLLGGHQLTIKLGLDLQGGMRVVLKGDFEDYTSKLKDSYTKEIEEQTKRKNDPALSEKERKEATDKLKEIEGYFELTPSRKLAELEKAKLIIDNRLTNQNLTEPQVRIQKDQDSIEVSLPGVSNTTQILDIIRNTETVEYRLREPGRDPNNPNLRGQYQSAIDTEEAKLMSENKRDETEIVKFQNIVKQKLGKDEQDKFLASMEKKYNIPDKYKLFVRWSRSANPKAPMVPREFVVLERAISLDGKDMRNARENYDQNRLSYYVSFSLTSQGAEKFFDITSKNVGRQLAIVWGDKVISDPVIRAPIAGGNAQIDGEFSQKDATDLANVISEGALPIPLVELETRFIGPTLGIESIEVGLKAVLLGFALVIVFMLMVYRLAGLVADLALFVNIIVLMALLSFMGFTLTLPGFAGIILTVGMAVDANVIIYERIKEELAAGKHVAAAVSQGFENAFWTIMDSNVTTLISGILMIKLGNGPIKGFAITLCWGIVTSLFTSLFLSRMIMDILVNKFGVRKLQIGFKKLESKNV, via the coding sequence TTGAAATCGGTCCAATGGATTATCGTTCCCATAGCGGTAGTGGCGGCCTCATTAACGCTGCTTTACCCCAATTTTGCGGTCCGGGAACTGGAACTTGCCGTCAAAAAGGAAATTAAGGAAATTCCGGAGGAAGCCCGTAAAAAGGCTCTGGAGAATTTCGCAGAACGTTGGAAGAAGGATTATAATCCTAAGGGTGATTGGACGATAGAGCCGAGTCCGGATACTTTGCCGGAAGGAGACTTCTATCTGGTTAAGGGAAGATTTATCACTTCCGCCAAGATCAACCAGATCTCCCAAGAAAACGAGGACCTGATCTTAGAACCTAAAAACAAGCTTCGCCTTACTTGGGTAGAGGATACTCTACTCGGAGGACACCAGCTTACCATCAAACTAGGACTCGACTTGCAGGGTGGTATGAGGGTCGTCCTAAAAGGGGACTTCGAGGATTATACCTCCAAGCTTAAGGACAGCTATACCAAAGAAATCGAAGAGCAGACCAAGAGAAAGAACGATCCCGCTCTTTCCGAAAAGGAAAGAAAAGAGGCCACTGATAAGCTGAAGGAAATCGAAGGATACTTCGAGCTGACTCCTAGCCGTAAATTGGCAGAGCTGGAAAAAGCAAAACTCATCATCGATAACCGTCTTACCAACCAAAACCTGACCGAGCCTCAGGTAAGAATTCAGAAGGACCAAGACTCCATCGAGGTCTCCCTTCCCGGGGTAAGCAACACCACCCAGATTCTGGACATCATTCGTAATACCGAAACCGTCGAGTATAGATTGAGAGAGCCGGGTCGCGATCCCAATAATCCGAATCTAAGAGGCCAGTATCAATCTGCGATCGATACGGAAGAGGCCAAACTCATGTCCGAGAACAAGAGGGACGAGACCGAGATCGTAAAATTCCAGAACATAGTAAAACAGAAATTGGGCAAAGACGAGCAGGACAAATTTCTGGCGTCTATGGAGAAAAAGTATAATATCCCGGATAAATATAAACTTTTCGTAAGATGGTCCCGCTCCGCGAATCCTAAGGCACCTATGGTTCCTAGAGAATTCGTCGTATTGGAGAGAGCCATCTCTCTGGACGGAAAGGATATGAGAAACGCTCGGGAAAATTACGATCAAAATCGTCTTTCCTACTACGTTTCCTTCTCCTTAACCTCCCAAGGGGCCGAGAAATTTTTCGATATCACTTCCAAGAACGTGGGCAGACAGCTCGCCATCGTTTGGGGAGACAAGGTCATATCCGATCCGGTGATTCGTGCGCCTATCGCTGGCGGTAACGCTCAGATCGACGGAGAATTCTCCCAAAAAGACGCTACGGATCTGGCCAATGTGATCAGCGAAGGAGCCCTTCCGATTCCACTCGTGGAGTTGGAGACCAGATTTATCGGGCCTACCCTGGGGATCGAATCCATTGAAGTGGGATTGAAAGCGGTTCTCTTAGGATTCGCTTTGGTCATCGTATTCATGTTGATGGTTTACCGATTGGCGGGGCTCGTGGCGGATCTCGCTCTCTTCGTGAATATCATCGTTCTAATGGCGTTACTCTCCTTCATGGGCTTCACTCTTACCCTTCCAGGATTTGCGGGGATCATTCTGACCGTCGGTATGGCGGTGGATGCCAACGTGATCATTTATGAAAGGATCAAAGAAGAATTAGCCGCCGGTAAACATGTGGCCGCTGCAGTCTCCCAAGGTTTTGAAAATGCCTTCTGGACGATTATGGACAGTAACGTCACTACTTTGATTTCCGGAATTTTAATGATCAAATTAGGAAACGGACCCATTAAGGGATTCGCGATCACTCTTTGCTGGGGTATCGTGACCTCTTTGTTCACCTCCCTATTCTTAAGCCGTATGATCATGGATATTCTTGTGAATAAATTCGGAGTTCGCAAACTCCAGATCGGATTCAAAAAATTGGAGTCCAAGAATGTTTGA
- the secF gene encoding protein translocase subunit SecF yields the protein MFDFIKYKYISISFSALLILIGFGVTFGKYGGFATSLDFDGGLRAVVEFPKTVERKDIEDYFSSKNLEAVLVLMDKDKNHFQIDIGLGSVDRIKQLYLERKGKDNVTAKQTSAIDALIGLLQEDFKLDSKAVLSANQVGSVVGAELTSTGVSLLAMTLFFIMLYLSFRFQFKFALSAILALMHDLVVTIAFIGFFQIKPSVPIIAALLTLLGYSINDTIVVFDRIRENAGNLRDTFSQVINLSINQTLTRTFNTSLATLISVVAIIIGGAVELYDFAYVLTFGIILGTFSSVFIAAPLVDIYDHISHRIRKS from the coding sequence ATGTTTGATTTTATAAAATATAAATACATCTCCATCAGTTTTTCCGCATTGCTCATCCTAATCGGGTTCGGTGTCACTTTCGGAAAATACGGCGGGTTCGCCACATCCTTGGATTTCGATGGGGGGCTTAGAGCAGTCGTGGAATTTCCCAAAACCGTGGAAAGAAAGGATATAGAAGACTATTTCTCCTCTAAGAATCTGGAAGCCGTCTTAGTTCTCATGGATAAGGACAAGAACCATTTTCAGATCGATATCGGTCTGGGATCCGTGGACCGAATCAAGCAACTATACCTGGAAAGGAAAGGTAAAGATAACGTAACGGCTAAACAGACTTCTGCGATCGACGCGTTGATCGGACTCTTACAGGAGGACTTCAAGCTGGATTCCAAGGCGGTTCTTTCCGCGAACCAAGTGGGTTCTGTCGTAGGAGCGGAGTTGACTTCCACAGGAGTGAGTCTTCTCGCCATGACTCTCTTTTTTATCATGCTTTACTTAAGCTTCCGTTTCCAATTCAAGTTCGCATTAAGCGCTATCCTGGCTCTTATGCATGACTTGGTGGTCACGATCGCTTTCATCGGTTTCTTTCAGATCAAGCCTAGCGTTCCGATTATCGCTGCGCTCTTGACTCTTCTCGGATATTCCATCAACGATACCATCGTGGTCTTCGATAGGATCCGTGAAAATGCCGGAAATCTTAGGGATACGTTCTCGCAAGTAATCAATCTCTCGATCAACCAAACCCTGACGAGAACCTTCAATACTTCTCTTGCGACTTTGATTTCCGTGGTGGCGATTATTATAGGCGGTGCTGTGGAATTATACGATTTCGCATATGTTCTCACTTTCGGGATCATACTCGGAACCTTCTCCTCCGTATTTATCGCTGCTCCTTTGGTGGATATCTACGACCATATATCCCATAGGATTCGTAAGTCTTGA